A stretch of Fusarium poae strain DAOMC 252244 chromosome 2, whole genome shotgun sequence DNA encodes these proteins:
- a CDS encoding hypothetical protein (TransMembrane:5 (i151-170o233-250i270-290o296-317i329-346o)) — protein MASKSVTITKRHNAPFSLRHSSTQCMEHKEATQHSVCNARKDKSSLMQRLAYHCVTIWMFTKSDMPTSTGINTTFAITGILAGPGAICNADIHWADMGKGILVALYFTWHLTLCFNLGNQRQPQSVIEDGANKPWRPIPAGRISPELTHRWQLVAIVSLLTLCVTLMGGWQETSFYLFCTWLYNERAWGDKSWWQRALMNACGINTNRVATLRVAVMAIQANTDVKFEFTNKGLGWFLICAALVFTTIQVQDLRDQEGDKLIDRQTFPLILGDAPTRWITAVAVCIWSVICPLYWGLGAIGCMLPMVTGSLVAAHMLIRRDRKSDQTSFRLVAVWWVSLYFLPMMSTRGL, from the exons ATGGCTAGCAAGTCTGTCACTATTACCAAGCGCCATAATGCGCCCTTTTCATTGCGACATAGTTCAACGCAATGCATGGAACACAAGGAAGCGACCCAACATTCTG TATGCAATGCACGAAAAGACAAATCGAGCTTGATGCAGAGACTCGCTTACCACTGTGTAACAATATGGATGTTCACAAAGAGTGATATGCCCACATCCACTGGTATCAATACCACGTTTGCCATCACAGGGATTCTCGCTGGCCCTGGCGCCATCTGCAATGCAGACATTCACTGGGCGGATATGGGCAAAGGCATCCTTGTGGCACTCTACTTCACGTGGCATTTGACCCTGTGTTTCAATCTCGGAAACCAGCGCCAGCCTCAATCTGTCATTGAAGATGGCGCAAACAAGCCTTGGCGACCCATTCCAGCTGGCCGCATCTCACCAGAGCTGACACACCGATGGCAGTTGGTAGCGATTGTTTCACTGCTAACGCTGTGCGTTACCTTGATGGGTGGTTGGCAAGAGACTTCCTTCTACCTTTTCTGCACATGGCTCTACAACGAGCGTGCCTGGGGTGACAAGAGCTGGTGGCAGCGTGCTCTGATGAACGCTTGCGGCATCAATACCAACCGTGTAGCAACCCTACGTGTGGCTGTCATGGCCATCCAAGCCAACACGGACGTCAAGTTCGAGTTCACAAACAAGGGTCTCGGCTGGTTCCTGATTTGCGCCGCCTTGGTCTTCACCACCATTCAGGTCCAGGACTTGCGCGACCAGGAAGGTGATAAGCTGATCGACCGCCAGACTTTCCCCCTAATTCTTGGCGACGCACCGACACGCTGGATCACAGCTGTGGCAGTCTGCATATGGTCTGTAATATGCCCTCTGTACTGGGGTCTTGGGGCTATTGGCTGCATGCTACCCATGGTAACTGGGTCTCTAGTAGCGGCACACATGCTCATTCGCCGCGATCGTAAGAGTGATCAGACAAGCTTCCGACTGGTGGCTGTTTGGTGGGTGTCTCTTTACTTCCTCCCAATGATGAGTACACGAGGGCTCTAG
- a CDS encoding hypothetical protein (TransMembrane:5 (i30-51o106-126i146-168o180-199i211-236o)) — MVSTEKHSSRRPACLSLTRFVRFISSEYRILFTVVFLSNLAGVIIFFWLWWLHGQPDPTTCGLATSINLAVSIVIREEHIVNGLYQIFTSIPTTWPLWMRERAGKIYHLGGLHSGCGVAAVFWFILYSIEKTRNVHTAKHRDGVMWAHIVVVYILDCLLLAMLAMAYPSIRAKIHNAFEAVHRFAGWSTLALLWVMTILEAKLNTPPGHSLAASVFGSVNIWLVFISTCCVVSTWLNCRKVEVQSEKLSSHALRMYFDYTNPQPGTTIRLSSRPLLEWHAFATVNNPKEHGFSVVISNAGDWTKKLVNDPPRHVWVRRTPTCGVLRIAPMFKSIVLVATGSGIAPCLPVILAKQTRVTLFWSTRDPFKTYGPNIASIIEEMGDDAHIHNTSTMGRPNTLPTVLDLYKKTESEAVVVISNPKLTIDLVLDLQALGVPAFGPIWDS, encoded by the coding sequence ATGGTTTCTACCGAGAAGCATTCCTCTAGACGGCCTGCGTGCTTGTCGCTCACTCGCTTTGTGAGATTCATCTCTTCCGAATATCGCATTCTTTTCACCGTTGTTTTTCTATCCAACCTTGCTGgcgtcatcatcttcttttgGCTATGGTGGCTCCATGGCCAACCTGATCCCACGACTTGTGGTCTGGCAACCTCGATTAACCTTGCGGTTTCTATTGTCATTCGGGAAGAGCACATTGTCAATGGCCTCTACCAAATATTCACTTCTATCCCAACAACCTGGCCGCTATGGATGAGAGAGCGGGCAGGTAAGATTTACCACCTTGGTGGCCTCCACAGTGGCTGCGGTGTAGCGGCAGTATTTTGGTTCATTCTATATTCGATTGAAAAGACCAGAAATGTTCACACCGCCAAGCATCGGGATGGCGTTATGTGGGCGCATATCGTTGTGGTATACATACTTGACTGCCTACTCCTAGCCATGCTGGCCATGGCATACCCGAGTATTCGCGCCAAGATACACAATGCCTTTGAAGCCGTCCATCGTTTCGCCGGCTGGTCTACTCTCGCACTCTTATGGGTTATGACAATTCTGGAAGCAAAACTCAATACGCCCCCTGGTCACTCCCTTGCTGCTTCGGTATTTGGTAGTGTCAACATCTGGCTTGTCTTTATCTCAACTTGCTGCGTTGTCTCTACTTGGCTCAACTGCCGAAAGGTAGAAGTACAGTCCGAAAAGCTCTCTTCGCACGCCCTACGGATGTACTTCGACTATACGAACCCTCAGCCTGGCACAACCATCCGACTCTCATCACGCCCCTTATTGGAATGGCACGCATTTGCAACAGTTAACAACCCCAAGGAACACGGGTTTTCGGTTGTGATATCCAACGCTGGCGATTGGACAAAAAAGCTTGTCAATGATCCTCCTCGACATGTGTGGGTTCGACGCACACCAACCTGTGGTGTCTTGCGCATTGCCCCAATGTTCAAGAGTATCGTTCTGGTGGCTACCGGCTCGGGTATTGCACCTTGTCTTCCGGTGATCTTAGCGAAACAGACAAGGGTCACTCTATTTTGGTCAACCCGAGACCCTTTCAAGACCTACGGACCAAATATCGCTTCCATCATCGAGGAGATGGGTGATGACGCACACATCCATAACACTTCAACAATGGGAAGACCCAACACCCTTCCTACAGTCCTTGATCTGTATAAAAAGACGGAGAGTGAGGCTGTAGTGGTAATTTCAAATCCAAAGCTCACTATAGATCTGGTCTTGGACCTGCAGGCTTTGGGTGTGCCGGCATTTGGGCCGATCTGGGATTCTTAG